The following are encoded together in the Bradyrhizobium genosp. L genome:
- a CDS encoding branched-chain amino acid ABC transporter permease codes for MLTSILASGLAAGAIYALVGVTYNTMFSTSRVMSFTAGQLAMLGGVFGSLFTLKLGLPLIVGFVLTLACCAMIGIITEFVAVRPVLKSLDQHLYVLSTLSVALMIQQVTAIKWGTEPQAFPQIVGLGEGVLDEKFWLPVAACAITILGLENLYRRTLVGRAFLAIAEDNFAARALGLPERNLRVASYALAGVVGGIAGYSGGQLLLAFFANGALLNFYGFVPVALGGLGNNRGAIIGGLALGLFQQAANFLVGGIFSSVAVFTLFIVVLLAAPQGLFGMSTARRV; via the coding sequence ATGCTCACGTCGATTCTTGCATCCGGTCTCGCGGCGGGCGCGATCTACGCGCTGGTCGGCGTCACCTACAACACGATGTTCTCGACCTCGCGGGTGATGAGCTTCACCGCCGGCCAGCTCGCGATGCTGGGCGGCGTGTTCGGTTCGCTGTTCACGCTGAAGCTCGGCCTGCCGCTCATTGTCGGCTTCGTGCTGACGCTCGCCTGCTGCGCGATGATCGGGATCATCACCGAATTCGTCGCGGTGCGGCCGGTGCTCAAGAGCCTCGACCAGCATCTCTACGTGCTCTCGACCTTGTCGGTGGCGCTGATGATCCAGCAGGTCACTGCGATCAAATGGGGCACCGAGCCGCAGGCATTCCCGCAGATCGTCGGACTAGGTGAGGGCGTCTTGGACGAGAAATTCTGGCTGCCGGTCGCAGCCTGCGCAATCACCATCCTCGGTCTCGAAAATCTCTATCGCCGCACCCTGGTCGGCCGCGCCTTTCTCGCCATCGCGGAGGACAATTTCGCCGCGCGGGCGCTCGGCCTGCCCGAGCGCAATCTGCGCGTCGCGAGCTACGCGCTGGCCGGCGTGGTCGGCGGCATCGCCGGCTATTCCGGCGGGCAACTGCTGCTCGCCTTCTTCGCCAATGGCGCGCTGCTGAACTTCTACGGCTTCGTGCCGGTCGCGCTCGGCGGCCTCGGCAACAATCGCGGCGCCATCATCGGCGGGCTGGCGCTAGGCCTGTTCCAGCAGGCGGCGAACTTCCTGGTCGGCGGCATCTTCTCCTCGGTCGCGGTGTTCACGCTGTTCATCGTGGTGCTGCTCGCCGCACCGCAGGGGCTGTTCGGCATGTCGACCGCGCGGAGGGTATGA
- a CDS encoding ABC transporter substrate-binding protein gives MAISRRDMLLGSAGALGAASFSFPAPAIAQSEPIKIGCLAAITGPSSAPTVGFNRGVNFAVDAINGVGGVKGRKIELVMRDTQGDPTKAVNATQELISQAKVHAIWGPLNSGEALATTPIMGRAKMPNVHPCVVESLIDPVKFPNAFRIAPSNSQWDDAVRNYCLKILKVKKVAVIGDTTGYGVTAVGASVAAFKKDGAEVAYQANVDATQPDMTPDMLRAKNAGAEAIVVWSVSTGMEARMFNTRAAMNWDVPFVGHPSMASGELATLVAKPENWKKVYAIGYKSCSYDSAGKLPPKSEDLVARLAKANVALNDTLLWWVAGGIDCIELIAKAVSESGSTDSAGIIKYWNTLAAYPGYFGNYRFSPTEHNGYLTEEIVMSESSTAKNGTFALAPGYS, from the coding sequence ATGGCCATTTCACGCCGTGACATGTTGTTGGGCAGCGCCGGCGCGCTTGGCGCCGCATCGTTCTCCTTCCCGGCGCCGGCCATCGCGCAGTCAGAGCCGATCAAGATCGGCTGTCTCGCGGCGATCACCGGGCCGAGTTCGGCGCCGACGGTCGGCTTCAACCGCGGCGTCAATTTCGCGGTCGATGCCATCAATGGCGTCGGTGGCGTGAAAGGCCGCAAGATCGAGCTCGTGATGCGCGACACCCAGGGCGATCCGACCAAGGCGGTGAACGCCACCCAGGAGCTGATCAGCCAGGCCAAGGTGCACGCGATCTGGGGCCCGCTAAACTCGGGCGAGGCGCTGGCGACGACGCCGATCATGGGGCGCGCCAAGATGCCGAACGTTCATCCCTGCGTCGTCGAAAGCCTGATCGATCCGGTCAAGTTTCCCAACGCGTTTCGCATCGCGCCGTCGAACAGCCAGTGGGACGACGCGGTGCGCAATTATTGCCTGAAGATCCTCAAGGTGAAGAAGGTCGCGGTGATCGGCGACACCACGGGCTATGGCGTCACCGCCGTCGGTGCCTCGGTTGCGGCGTTCAAGAAGGACGGCGCGGAGGTGGCCTATCAGGCCAATGTCGATGCCACCCAGCCCGACATGACGCCGGACATGCTGCGCGCCAAGAACGCCGGCGCCGAGGCGATCGTGGTATGGAGCGTCTCGACCGGCATGGAGGCGCGCATGTTCAACACCCGCGCCGCGATGAACTGGGACGTGCCCTTTGTCGGCCATCCCTCGATGGCCTCGGGCGAGCTTGCCACGCTGGTGGCCAAGCCGGAAAACTGGAAGAAGGTCTATGCGATCGGCTACAAGAGCTGCAGCTATGACAGCGCCGGCAAGCTGCCGCCCAAGAGCGAGGATCTGGTGGCACGGCTCGCCAAGGCCAATGTCGCGCTGAACGACACGCTGCTGTGGTGGGTCGCCGGCGGCATCGATTGCATCGAGCTGATCGCCAAGGCGGTTTCGGAAAGCGGCTCGACCGACAGCGCCGGCATCATCAAATACTGGAACACGCTGGCGGCCTATCCCGGCTATTTCGGCAACTACCGTTTCTCGCCGACCGAGCATAACGGCTACCTCACCGAAGAGATCGTGATGTCGGAATCGAGCACCGCCAAGAACGGCACCTTCGCGCTGGCGCCGGGATATAGTTAA
- a CDS encoding NAD(P)-dependent oxidoreductase — MKVLLAHTPQMRRDYYGERSLAGLRAVADVKLHEGESALDAAALVQAAGDVDIIVADRMTPAAGEIFPLLARLRAVVRCAVDIRNIDVAAASSAGVLVTQASAGFVQSVAELGLGFMVDLSRGVSRATADYHGGRMPDVVMGRQLAGSTIGIIGYGAIGRYLAGIAKVLGMQVLVADPFATIDDAAIRHLPLDDLLARADYVVCLAIANEQTENLIGQAALARMQKHAFFINLSRGNLVDEAALAAALRDNRIAGAAMDVGRAPDQMPSPELAQLPNVIATPHVGGLTPQAIEHQSAETVRQVAKIVAGEIPVGAVNADRWTRRPGS; from the coding sequence ATGAAAGTGCTGCTCGCCCACACCCCGCAGATGCGTCGCGACTATTACGGCGAGCGCAGCCTGGCCGGCCTGCGCGCCGTCGCCGACGTCAAGCTGCATGAGGGCGAGTCGGCGCTCGATGCGGCGGCGTTGGTGCAGGCCGCCGGCGATGTCGACATCATCGTCGCCGACCGCATGACGCCGGCCGCCGGCGAGATCTTCCCGCTGCTTGCGCGGCTGCGCGCGGTCGTGCGTTGCGCGGTCGACATCCGCAACATCGATGTGGCGGCGGCATCCAGTGCCGGCGTGCTGGTGACGCAGGCGAGTGCGGGCTTCGTGCAGTCGGTCGCCGAGCTCGGGCTCGGCTTCATGGTTGATTTGTCGCGTGGTGTCTCGCGCGCGACGGCTGACTATCATGGTGGCCGGATGCCCGACGTCGTGATGGGCCGGCAGTTGGCCGGCAGCACGATCGGTATCATCGGCTACGGCGCCATCGGACGTTATCTCGCCGGCATCGCGAAAGTGCTCGGGATGCAGGTGCTTGTCGCCGATCCCTTCGCAACAATCGATGACGCTGCGATCCGGCACCTGCCGCTCGACGATCTGCTTGCGCGCGCCGACTATGTCGTATGCCTGGCGATCGCCAACGAGCAGACCGAAAACCTGATCGGGCAGGCCGCGCTGGCGCGGATGCAGAAGCACGCGTTCTTCATTAATCTGTCACGCGGCAATCTCGTCGACGAAGCCGCGCTCGCGGCGGCGCTGCGCGACAACCGCATCGCGGGTGCGGCGATGGATGTCGGCCGCGCGCCCGACCAGATGCCGTCGCCGGAGCTTGCACAACTCCCCAATGTGATCGCGACGCCGCATGTCGGCGGCCTCACGCCGCAGGCGATCGAGCATCAATCGGCGGAGACCGTGCGCCAGGTCGCAAAGATCGTCGCCGGTGAGATCCCGGTCGGCGCGGTGAATGCGGATCGCTGGACGCGACGGCCGGGATCATGA
- a CDS encoding TRAP transporter large permease, with protein MSVAAVAPSRSERRITAPLLAVSDAIAAILLAADLIVVCVSVLARYLFNAPVEWSDDVARGLMVGSSFFGAASALARSENLGVAFFVDMLPTGVRRIVDAVGALLVTIVAGYVAFNALKMGWLTTGQTSGSGLPLEWTFYPMGVGATFMTVFAFEQFCSRPLRDMIAGVVAIAVIVGLYMAWDALAPSSLPSSQTLMLLGFFFTLVGGLPIGFALALAALIFLWVEGTLPGVIFAQQMARGIDNFVLLAIPFFILVGYLMEANGMSVRLIELLQRAVGRMRGGLNVVMVLSMVLFSGISGSKMADVAAVGSVLVPAARRSRQNPGGAVALLAASAVMAETIPPCINLIILGFVANLSIGGLFVAGMLPAALMAVALVTVSIIFGKRPAAAETAEPRAAVSDLWTGAIASFGLIFMIFFGFKSGFATATEISAFAAVYAVAVGSLLFRELGIRSLAHCFVQSATRSGLVLFIVAAAQSLAFILTLQQVPHAVGEFMLTISGSHGVWLFMLLSIAVLVVMGSVLEGAAALIIFGPLLLPVAVKLGVDPLHFGVVLVIAMGLGLFAPPLGLGLYGACLIGNVPIEQTIKPIIGYLGLLLLCLLVIAFVPVISTALPRALGY; from the coding sequence GTGTCCGTCGCCGCCGTCGCACCGAGCCGGAGCGAAAGGCGGATCACTGCACCGCTGCTTGCCGTCAGCGACGCCATCGCCGCGATCCTGCTCGCGGCGGATCTGATTGTGGTCTGCGTCTCGGTGCTGGCCCGCTATTTGTTCAATGCGCCGGTCGAATGGTCCGACGACGTTGCCCGCGGCCTGATGGTCGGTTCGAGCTTCTTCGGCGCGGCAAGCGCGCTGGCCCGCAGCGAGAATCTCGGCGTCGCCTTCTTCGTCGACATGCTGCCCACAGGCGTGCGGCGGATCGTCGACGCTGTCGGTGCGCTGCTCGTCACCATCGTGGCGGGCTATGTCGCGTTCAACGCCCTCAAGATGGGCTGGCTGACCACGGGACAGACCTCCGGCTCCGGCCTGCCGCTGGAATGGACGTTCTATCCGATGGGCGTCGGCGCGACCTTCATGACGGTGTTCGCGTTCGAGCAGTTCTGCAGCCGGCCGTTGCGCGACATGATCGCGGGCGTCGTCGCCATCGCCGTCATCGTCGGCCTCTACATGGCGTGGGATGCGCTTGCGCCATCATCGTTGCCGTCGTCGCAGACGCTGATGCTGCTCGGCTTTTTCTTTACGCTGGTCGGGGGATTGCCGATCGGGTTTGCACTGGCGCTGGCGGCGCTGATCTTCCTCTGGGTCGAGGGCACGCTGCCCGGCGTGATCTTCGCCCAGCAGATGGCGCGCGGCATCGACAATTTCGTGCTGCTGGCGATTCCGTTCTTCATCCTGGTCGGCTACCTCATGGAAGCCAACGGCATGTCGGTGCGGCTGATCGAGCTGTTGCAGCGCGCGGTCGGGCGGATGCGCGGTGGGCTCAACGTCGTGATGGTGCTGTCGATGGTGCTGTTCTCGGGCATCTCGGGCTCGAAGATGGCCGACGTCGCCGCGGTCGGTTCGGTGCTGGTCCCGGCGGCGCGGCGTTCGCGGCAGAATCCGGGTGGCGCGGTGGCGCTGCTCGCGGCGTCCGCGGTGATGGCCGAGACCATTCCGCCCTGCATCAATCTGATCATCCTCGGCTTCGTCGCCAATCTCTCGATCGGCGGCCTGTTCGTCGCCGGCATGCTGCCGGCCGCGCTGATGGCGGTGGCGCTGGTCACGGTCTCGATCATCTTCGGCAAGCGGCCGGCCGCGGCCGAGACCGCCGAGCCGCGCGCCGCGGTATCCGACCTGTGGACGGGCGCCATCGCCTCGTTCGGCCTGATCTTCATGATCTTCTTCGGCTTCAAAAGCGGCTTCGCCACTGCGACCGAGATCTCCGCCTTCGCCGCCGTCTATGCCGTCGCGGTTGGCAGCCTGCTGTTCCGCGAACTCGGCATCAGGAGCCTCGCGCATTGTTTCGTGCAATCGGCGACGCGCTCCGGCCTGGTGCTGTTCATCGTTGCCGCGGCGCAGTCGCTGGCCTTCATCCTGACGCTACAACAAGTGCCGCATGCGGTCGGTGAGTTCATGTTGACGATCTCGGGCAGCCATGGCGTCTGGCTGTTCATGCTGCTGTCGATCGCGGTGCTGGTGGTGATGGGCTCGGTGCTGGAAGGCGCCGCGGCGCTGATCATCTTCGGGCCGCTGCTGCTGCCGGTCGCGGTCAAGCTCGGCGTCGACCCCCTGCATTTCGGCGTCGTGCTGGTCATCGCGATGGGGCTCGGGCTGTTCGCGCCACCGCTTGGTCTTGGACTTTACGGCGCCTGCCTGATCGGCAACGTGCCGATCGAGCAGACCATCAAGCCGATCATCGGCTATCTCGGCCTGCTGCTGCTGTGCCTGCTGGTGATCGCCTTCGTGCCGGTCATCAGCACGGCCTTGCCGCGCGCGCTGGGATATTAG
- a CDS encoding TRAP transporter substrate-binding protein, producing the protein MTSKRVSRRIVLHSSVAASAWLAAAPTLIGRAQAATMKMRCSSSLPNDPKFANGRVYYDNLVKSLKANGLGEQIDIAFFPDNQLGQEIDVINSVKLGVIDLMVSGSSISANLVPLVGTFDLGYLFTSFQQQTKAFDAGAAKPIEDALLKGGNIRIIAWAYNFGARSVLAKKPVKTPEDLAGLKIRTLPNPIITECLRLMGAAATPLAFGEIYTALQAGVLDGLEHDPPTILASKFYETAKNYALTQHIFSPLAVYFSDTTYNRMDPKLREGFLDAAKKAAIDTRAHGLAVEKEAQTALAEKGVTVVECDKEAFRKRVLPQTDNFIKARPEAKAVVDMIRATQA; encoded by the coding sequence ATGACGTCGAAGCGCGTGAGCCGCCGGATTGTCTTGCACTCGTCGGTCGCAGCGTCCGCGTGGCTCGCCGCCGCGCCCACGCTGATCGGCCGCGCGCAGGCCGCGACCATGAAGATGCGCTGCTCGTCGTCGCTGCCCAACGATCCCAAATTCGCCAACGGCCGCGTCTACTACGACAACTTGGTCAAGAGCCTGAAAGCCAACGGGCTCGGCGAGCAGATCGATATCGCCTTCTTCCCCGACAACCAGCTCGGCCAGGAGATCGACGTCATCAATTCGGTGAAGCTCGGCGTGATCGACCTGATGGTGTCGGGCTCGTCGATTTCGGCCAACCTGGTGCCGCTGGTCGGCACTTTCGACCTCGGCTATCTCTTCACCAGCTTTCAGCAGCAGACCAAGGCGTTCGACGCCGGCGCGGCGAAGCCGATCGAGGATGCGCTGCTCAAGGGCGGCAATATCCGCATCATCGCCTGGGCCTATAATTTCGGCGCGCGCAGCGTGTTGGCGAAGAAGCCGGTGAAGACGCCGGAAGACCTCGCCGGATTGAAGATCCGCACGCTGCCCAATCCGATCATCACCGAATGCCTGCGCCTGATGGGGGCGGCGGCGACGCCTTTGGCGTTCGGCGAGATCTACACGGCGTTGCAGGCCGGCGTGCTCGACGGGCTCGAGCATGATCCGCCGACCATCCTCGCCAGCAAATTCTACGAAACCGCGAAGAACTACGCGCTGACCCAGCACATCTTCTCGCCGCTCGCGGTCTATTTCAGCGACACAACCTACAACCGGATGGACCCGAAGCTGCGCGAAGGCTTTCTCGACGCGGCGAAAAAGGCCGCGATCGATACCCGCGCCCATGGCCTTGCGGTCGAGAAGGAGGCGCAGACCGCGTTGGCGGAGAAGGGCGTCACCGTCGTCGAATGCGACAAGGAGGCGTTCCGCAAGCGCGTGCTGCCGCAGACCGACAATTTCATCAAGGCGCGGCCCGAGGCCAAGGCCGTGGTCGACATGATCCGCGCCACCCAGGCCTGA
- a CDS encoding FadR/GntR family transcriptional regulator yields MFQTSSALRRSVHSQVADRVGGSIVRGEIGVGETLPPEMQICAMMDVSRTVVREAMRTLTGKGLIESRPKSGTRVRPPEQWNQLDPDVLRWHLETADVDRYLAKLFQLRSAVEPAASALAAVHASDDDIARIRAGCDGMDAAKANEDFVVADIAFHQSIYLATRNEFFWPIAQMFEIALRQSFTIAAPGSHRPRALVEHRAVLDAIAAGDGEAAREATVVLLKHSADDLVRIRGREFEATAPARKR; encoded by the coding sequence ATGTTCCAGACATCCAGCGCGTTGCGCCGGAGCGTGCACAGCCAGGTCGCCGACCGCGTCGGCGGCAGCATCGTGCGCGGCGAGATCGGCGTCGGCGAGACGCTGCCGCCGGAGATGCAGATCTGCGCGATGATGGATGTCAGCCGCACCGTGGTGCGCGAGGCGATGCGCACCCTCACCGGCAAGGGCCTGATCGAGTCGCGGCCGAAGAGCGGCACGCGGGTGCGGCCGCCCGAGCAGTGGAATCAGCTCGATCCCGATGTGCTGCGCTGGCATCTCGAAACCGCCGACGTCGACCGCTATCTGGCAAAGCTGTTTCAACTGCGTTCCGCGGTCGAGCCGGCCGCCTCCGCGCTTGCCGCGGTCCACGCCAGCGACGACGACATCGCCCGCATCCGCGCCGGCTGCGACGGGATGGACGCCGCCAAGGCCAATGAAGACTTCGTGGTTGCCGACATCGCGTTTCACCAGTCGATCTACCTTGCGACCCGCAACGAGTTCTTCTGGCCGATCGCCCAGATGTTCGAGATCGCGCTGCGCCAGAGCTTTACGATCGCAGCCCCCGGCTCGCACCGCCCGCGTGCGCTGGTCGAGCACCGCGCCGTGCTGGATGCGATCGCCGCGGGTGATGGCGAGGCTGCACGCGAAGCAACGGTCGTGCTGCTGAAGCATTCGGCCGACGATTTGGTGCGGATCCGGGGGCGGGAGTTCGAGGCGACCGCGCCTGCCCGCAAGCGATGA
- a CDS encoding adenylate/guanylate cyclase domain-containing protein: protein MRIGIRSAITALVLTSIMVSAVGVHLLWWRTAQRVSQTLANTINDQIVSAVGDELQSITTEARSSMIAVRTLLMEKVLDANDTRKRQFVFLSQLQSQPTISWVALGWPDGSFFAGHKLGDSAVEMLTITPDHKLRIDQYDNAGNDIKLTRSTVEDSKYLITDQPWFRDAIAATDEHWSTLTTLPRGERRAAMLAVPIDVDGKRTGVLAIIIELTRVSNFLSQLTVGKSAGAFLLDRDGGVIASPDPDADELTALKTDHPLLPVAIDAIRQAGRAYDPADGEAFRSQVTRGGEAYQAVLTPISFPGWSLVTVVPESEFLGPVQMTIRKLLIGLAVLILAAGLLSAWLAQRLIAAPLIKVVGEIRHVERFDLEKVERHPSHLAEIENLSGAIGDMAQGLAAFRKYIPADLVRRLVSDGNGARLGGAVKPMSVMFIDLAGFTGMSERLGDRIIPLLSRYFDVVSTEIQNTGGTIDKFIGDAVMAFWGAPAQNPDHALDCCRAALACRRVVAAAGLADDKGEAVRIRIGINSGDMLVGNIGSEVRLNYTVIGDAVNIASRLESTNKVYGSTIIIGPETRRLAGERIVVRELDRLAVYGRAGGLQIYELLGMAEEGIVPSDWVTSYEAGLAAWRAGDFTAAIVAFEKTAALRGGDPASTQMIARCQHQLANPTDAEWDGTTVARTK from the coding sequence ATGCGCATCGGCATCCGTAGCGCCATCACCGCCCTGGTGCTGACCTCGATCATGGTCAGCGCCGTCGGCGTGCATTTGCTGTGGTGGCGCACCGCACAACGGGTGAGCCAGACCCTGGCCAACACCATCAACGACCAGATCGTCTCCGCGGTCGGCGACGAGTTGCAGTCGATCACCACCGAGGCGCGCTCGTCGATGATCGCGGTGCGGACGCTGCTCATGGAAAAGGTGCTGGACGCCAACGACACGCGCAAACGGCAGTTCGTGTTCCTGTCCCAGCTGCAGTCGCAGCCGACCATTTCGTGGGTCGCGTTGGGCTGGCCGGACGGCTCGTTCTTCGCCGGCCACAAGCTCGGCGATTCCGCCGTCGAGATGCTCACGATCACGCCCGACCACAAGCTGCGGATCGATCAGTACGACAACGCGGGTAACGACATCAAGCTCACGCGCAGCACGGTCGAGGACAGCAAATACCTGATCACGGATCAGCCCTGGTTCCGCGATGCGATTGCGGCCACCGACGAGCACTGGTCGACGCTGACGACCCTGCCGCGCGGCGAACGGCGGGCCGCGATGCTGGCGGTGCCGATCGATGTCGACGGCAAGCGCACCGGCGTGCTCGCGATCATCATCGAGCTGACGCGGGTGTCCAATTTCCTGTCGCAGCTGACGGTCGGAAAATCTGCCGGTGCGTTCCTGCTCGATCGCGACGGCGGCGTGATCGCCTCGCCCGATCCGGACGCCGACGAGCTCACCGCGCTGAAGACGGACCATCCGCTGCTGCCGGTCGCGATCGACGCGATCAGGCAGGCTGGCCGCGCCTACGATCCCGCAGACGGCGAGGCGTTCCGCTCCCAGGTGACGCGCGGCGGCGAGGCCTATCAGGCCGTGCTGACGCCGATCTCGTTTCCCGGTTGGTCGCTGGTCACGGTGGTTCCGGAATCCGAATTCCTGGGGCCGGTGCAGATGACGATCCGCAAGCTCCTGATCGGGCTTGCGGTGCTGATCCTGGCCGCCGGGCTGTTGTCGGCCTGGCTGGCGCAGCGCCTGATCGCGGCGCCATTGATCAAGGTGGTCGGCGAGATCAGGCATGTCGAGCGCTTCGACCTCGAGAAGGTCGAACGGCACCCCTCGCATCTTGCCGAGATCGAGAACCTCTCGGGCGCGATCGGCGACATGGCGCAAGGACTCGCCGCGTTCCGCAAATACATTCCCGCCGATCTGGTGCGCAGGCTGGTGAGCGACGGCAACGGCGCGCGGCTCGGCGGCGCGGTCAAGCCGATGAGCGTGATGTTCATCGATCTCGCCGGCTTCACCGGGATGTCGGAACGGCTTGGCGACCGCATCATCCCGCTGCTGTCGCGCTATTTCGACGTCGTCTCGACGGAGATCCAGAACACCGGCGGCACCATCGACAAGTTCATCGGCGACGCCGTGATGGCGTTCTGGGGTGCGCCCGCGCAAAACCCCGATCATGCGCTGGACTGCTGTCGCGCGGCGCTCGCCTGCCGGCGCGTGGTCGCGGCAGCCGGCCTTGCCGACGACAAGGGCGAGGCGGTCCGGATCCGCATCGGCATCAACTCCGGCGACATGCTGGTCGGCAATATCGGTTCGGAAGTGCGGCTGAACTACACCGTGATCGGCGACGCCGTGAACATCGCGAGCCGGCTCGAGAGCACCAACAAGGTCTACGGCTCGACCATCATCATCGGTCCCGAGACGCGGCGGCTCGCCGGCGAGCGCATCGTGGTGCGCGAGCTCGACCGGCTCGCCGTCTACGGCCGCGCCGGCGGATTGCAGATCTACGAGCTGCTCGGGATGGCCGAGGAGGGGATCGTGCCGTCCGATTGGGTGACTTCCTACGAGGCCGGCCTCGCCGCCTGGCGCGCCGGCGATTTCACTGCGGCGATCGTGGCGTTCGAGAAGACCGCAGCGCTCCGCGGCGGCGACCCCGCCTCGACGCAGATGATCGCGAGGTGCCAGCACCAGCTCGCCAATCCGACGGATGCGGAATGGGACGGCACGACGGTGGCACGGACGAAGTAG